The following coding sequences are from one Musa acuminata AAA Group cultivar baxijiao chromosome BXJ2-4, Cavendish_Baxijiao_AAA, whole genome shotgun sequence window:
- the LOC103995371 gene encoding calcium-dependent protein kinase 29, whose amino-acid sequence MGNCFNRTYEIPITSGPVKPRPPPPPAASLPKSDPSKPKQALSSVGRAPSSAKIGPVLGNPMVDVTSLYALDKELGRGQFGVTYLCMEKSTGRKYACKSVSKRKLVTKRDMEDMRREVLILQHLTGQPNIVEFKGAYEDKDSVHLVMELCSGGELFDRITAKGSYSEKQAAAVCRDIVNVVNVCHFMGVMHRDLKPENFLLVSKDENAELKATDFGLSVFIEEGKVYKDVVGSAYYIAPEVLLKNYGKEIDVWSAGVILYILLSGVPPFWAETEKGIFDAISQGYIDFESQPWPTISQSAKDLIRKMLTKDPKQRITAAQALEDPWLREGGEASDKPIDSAVLTRMKQFRAMNKLKKLALKVIAKNLSEEDLMGLQHTFNNIDTDRSGTITLEELKTGLRRLGSKLTEDEIKQLMDAADVDKNGTIDYIEFMAATMHRHKLEKEEHLLKAFEHFDKDHSGYITRDELKHAMSQYGMGDEATINEVLDDVDTDKDGRINYEEFVAMMRNGHT is encoded by the exons ATGGGGAATTGCTTCAACAGAACCTACGAAATTCCCATCACCTCCGGCCCTGTCAAGCCTCGACCTCCGCCTCCACCCGCTGCCTCCCTTCCCAAGAGTGATCCTTCGAAGCCCAAACAAGCACTATCCTCCGTCGGCAGAGCACCTTCCTCAGCCAAGATCGGACCGGTTCTGGGGAATCCCATGGTCGACGTGACATCCCTTTATGCGCTCGACAAGGAGCTTGGCCGCGGCCAATTCGGGGTCACCTACCTGTGCATGGAAAAGTCGACAGGCCGGAAGTACGCTTGCAAGTCGGTGTCGAAACGCAAGCTTGTGACCAAGCGTGACATGGAGGACATGCGCAGGGAGGTGCTGATCCTGCAGCACCTCACCGGCCAGCCCAACATCGTGGAGTTCAAGGGCGCATACGAGGACAAGGACAGCGTGCACCTCGTGATGGAGCTGTGCTCCGGCGGGGAGCTCTTCGATCGGATCACCGCCAAGGGAAGCTACTCGGAGAAGCAGGCGGCCGCTGTGTGCAGGGACATCGTCAACGTGGTGAATGTGTGCCACTTCATGGGCGTGATGCACCGGGACTTGAAGCCGGAGAACTTCTTGCTGGTGAGCAAGGACGAAAATGCTGAGCTCAAGGCTACAGACTTCGGACTCTCCGTCTTCATCGAAGAAG GTAAAGTCTACAAAGATGTGGTAGGAAGTGCATATTATATTGCTCCAGAGGTGTTACTGAAAAACTATGGGAAGGAGATTGATGTATGGAGTGCTGGGGTCATACTGTATATTCTCCTCAGTGGTGTGCCACCGTTCTGGGCAG AAACGGAGAAAGGTATATTTGATGCAATATCACAAGGGTACATTGATTTCGAAAGTCAACCATGGCCAACAATATCTCAGAGTGCAAAGGACCTCATCAGAAAGATGTTGACAAAAGACCCCAAGCAGAGAATTACTGCTGCTCAGGCCCTTG AGGACCCATGGCTGAGAGAAGGTGGTGAAGCATCAGATAAGCCTATTGACAGTGCAGTTCTTACCAGAATGAAGCAATTCAGGGCTATGAACAAGCTAAAGAAACTTGCGCTGAAG GTAATCGCAAAGAATCTTTCAGAAGAGGATTTAATGGGATTACAACATACGTTTAATAACATAGACACCGATCGGAGTGGCACAATTACACTTGAAGAATTGAAGACTGGATTGAGAAGGCTGGGATCGAAGCTGACCGAAGATGAGATCAAGCAACTCATGGACGCA GCAGATGTAGACAAGAATGGGACTATAGACTACATTGAATTCATGGCTGCTACGATGCATCGCCATAAACTAGAGAAAGAAGAGCATTTGTTGAAGGCCTTCGAACACTTTGACAAGGATCATAGCGG GTATATTACAAGAGACGAACTGAAACATGCCATGTCACAATATGGAATGGGTGATGAAGCAACCATCAATGAAGTACTTGATGATGTTGATACTGATAAA GATGGTAGAATCAATTATGAAGAATTTGTAGCAATGATGAGAAATGGCCACACATAA
- the LOC135610352 gene encoding calcium-dependent protein kinase 29-like, translated as MGICFNRTYEIPITSGPVKPRPPPPPAASLPKSDPSKPKQALSSVGRAPSSAKIGPVLGNPMVDVTSLYTLDKELGRGQFGVTYLCMEKSTGRKYTCKSVSKRKLVTKRDMEDMRREVMILQHLTGQPNIVEFKGAYEDKYSVHLVLELCSGGELFDRITAKGSYSEKQAAAVCRDIVNVVNVCHFMGVMHRDLKPENFLLVSKDENAELKATDFGLSVFIEEGKVYKDVVGSAYYIAPEVLLKNYGKEIDVWSAGVILYILLSGVPPFWAETEKGIFDAILQGYIDFESQPWPKISRGAKNLIRKMLTKDPKRRITAAQALEDPWLKEAGEASDKPIDSAVLTRMKQFRAMNKLKKLALKVIATNLSEEDLKGLQHTFNNIDTDKSGTITLEELKTGLRRLGSKLTEDEIKQLMDAADVDKNGTIDYLEFITATMHRHKLEKEEHLLKAFEYFDKDHSGYITRDELKHAMSQYGMGDEATINEVLDDVDTDKDGRISYEEFVAMMRKGHT; from the exons ATGGGGATTTGCTTCAACAGAACCTACGAAATTCCCATCACCTCCGGCCCTGTCAAGCCTCGACCTCCGCCTCCACCCGCTGCCTCCCTTCCCAAGAGTGATCCTTCGAAGCCCAAACAAGCACTATCCTCCGTCGGCAGAGCACCTTCCTCAGCCAAGATCGGACCGGTTCTGGGGAATCCCATGGTTGACGTGACATCCCTTTATACGCTCGACAAGGAGCTTGGCCGCGGCCAATTCGGGGTCACCTACCTGTGCATGGAAAAGTCGACAGGCCGGAAGTACACTTGCAAGTCGGTGTCGAAACGCAAGCTTGTGACCAAGCGTGACATGGAGGACATGCGCAGGGAGGTGATGATCCTGCAGCACCTCACCGGCCAGCCCAACATCGTGGAGTTCAAGGGCGCATACGAGGACAAGTACAGCGTGCACCTCGTATTGGAGCTGTGCTCCGGCGGGGAGCTCTTCGATCGGATCACCGCCAAGGGAAGCTACTCGGAGAAGCAGGCGGCCGCTGTGTGCAGGGACATCGTCAACGTGGTGAATGTGTGCCACTTCATGGGCGTGATGCACCGGGACTTGAAGCCGGAGAACTTCTTGCTGGTGAGCAAGGACGAAAATGCTGAGCTCAAGGCTACAGACTTCGGACTCTCCGTCTTCATCGAAGAAG GTAAAGTCTACAAAGATGTGGTAGGAAGTGCATATTATATTGCTCCAGAGGTGTTACTGAAAAACTATGGGAAGGAGATTGATGTATGGAGTGCTGGGGTCATACTGTATATTCTCCTCAGTGGTGTGCCACCGTTCTGGGCAG AAACGGAGAAAGGTATATTTGATGCAATATTACAAGGGTACATTGATTTCGAAAGTCAACCATGGCCAAAAATATCCCGTGGTGCAAAGAACCTCATCAGAAAGATGTTGACAAAAGACCCCAAGCGGAGAATTACTGCTGCTCAGGCCCTTG AGGACCCATGGCTGAAAGAAGCTGGTGAAGCATCAGATAAGCCTATTGACAGTGCAGTTCTTACCAGAATGAAGCAATTCAGAGCGATGAACAAGCTGAAGAAACTTGCGCTGAAG GTAATCGCAACGAATCTTTCAGAAGAGGATTTAAAGGGATTACAACATACGTTTAATAACATAGACACCGATAAGAGTGGCACGATTACACTTGAAGAATTGAAGACTGGACTGAGAAGGCTGGGATCGAAGCTGACCGAAGATGAGATCAAGCAACTCATGGACGCA GCAGATGTAGACAAGAATGGGACTATAGACTACCTTGAATTCATCACTGCAACGATGCATCGCCATAAACTAGAGAAAGAAGAGCATTTGTTGAAGGCTTTCGAATACTTTGACAAGGATCATAGCGG GTATATTACAAGAGACGAACTGAAACATGCCATGTCACAATATGGAATGGGTGATGAAGCAACCATCAATGAAGTACTTGATGATGTTGATACTGATAAA